The Candida orthopsilosis Co 90-125, chromosome 3 draft sequence sequence CTTCTATCTCCTCCTCttcactttcttcaacGTTTTCTTCACCTTCACCTGCTTGTTGTGCTTTAGCATTAGCTTCTGAATTTGGATCATATCCACCAGCATCTCCCCATGGCGATAAATGAGGTGGTAAAGTTTCGCCTGGAGCGTAAGGTCCAACGCTTATTAATTCCTGTTTATTAACACAATCAAATACCCATTGTGGTTGAATATAAGTTCTACCGGGAACTTTTGACAATACTTTATTCCTGTCGCAAATTTGATGAGTtattgaatccaaattcaattggttgtaTGCTTTTGGATCATTGATttttaaatcatcaagacTTATTTCTGATATTACAGATCCACCACATGATAATATGacaaattccaaaatatcTAATGGAACTTCTCTACCAATGtaaaaaatgaattttgaaaataattgtgatgttggtgatgagaATTTAGATGGCTGGATTAAAGTGTCGGCTGacttggttgttgaattgtCTTGGAATGTATctaattcaatttcttcaacattagCGTTGGAAGCAGCTTCTTCTTCGGCGTCTTTGCTTTCCTCGTCTCCATCATTACCAGTTTCTTGATCTGCTTTCATTGCCTTTTGGATTTCCGATTGGGACAATTCTTTACCAACTTCATTACTCTCATCAGTAGTCTGttgcttcaacaacaaactacTATTCCTGGCATCTTTTGATTGTAACACATAACTAGTCAACCCACCAACACCTTTCAATTTACTCATATCAATTTGCGGTGgataaatcaattcacTTTCATTGTACAATTTGTACAtgacaaaattcaacaatgttgagtaaaattccaaaaatgTCAACATAATTCTAAAATCAACATCGGTGGGGATATTCGTGGGAAATTTATATGGTATCAACCATCTAATTTCCTGTCCTTTAACAGTAGCCTGATAATAAACTCCCTTTATACTAACAAAcacctttttcaataatcgTTCTTTGGCAATATAAGCTAACCATTGATTGCATAATCTTTCAgcatcaccaacaactttgGTGGAAACTCGATCAGTAGCTGGCATATTACTAAATAAAAATAACATGTTCAATGGGTCGTCTAAATCCCTCAATGCGTCAAGAAAAGTAGGATATCTTTCTTTAATAATGTGATTTAATTTGTACTTGGGACGATTTTGCTCTAATTTAGAAGCACTGGAAATTTCACCTTTTCCTAAAGCTCTCTGCAATTTCTTAGCAAACGTCTTGTGTTGTCTGAATTTATCCAAGACCGGCTCATGTAACAAGTATTGTATATCCTTGGTATAGTAAAAAGTCACAGGAGCAGTGGATCCTTTATTGgctttctttttattaCGTGGCTCTCTTGGATAAATACCTTTAAAAATACAAAGACGACGGAAGTCAGCTAAAGagatttgcaattttttaATTGCTTGTGTACGAGTGATGAAGTTTTTGGCATTTCCCGATGTTCCTTTCCTTTTGATTCTAGCCATGATGATGGGGGTATGTTGCtaatttgataatgatcTATGGTTTCTACTGTgttaaaagaaaaaaaattccCTTTACTCATCTCATCTCCATATCGCGAAAATTTAAAATGAGACAAAAATTGTCGGTCGTGTAGTGAACACCAATAGTTGCAAAACGCTATAAACCAATACCAACTAGCTGGTTTTGAAGCATGTGTGTTGACTAATGGCTCCAGCGATGAGGTagcaaattgaacaaggtAAGTATCTACAACCCAATCTGAGAGAAGCACTCTTTCAGAGACAGAGAGCACCAGGTGATACAAAATTAGTTTATTTTATTAAATTCGAAGCGTCTCCTGTCCACTCCTCAACTTGCTCTAGTATTTATACATCATCCATCCACTCCATATATCTGCAACACGATGAGTacaattcaatcaacaGATTAGCCCCTCCCTTACTTGGATCCAAAGTAACCACCAAGAACGGCAGCAAGAATAATACAGAtaataataacaataacCAAACaccaaatcttcttctttctgGCTGCTTTAGCACTCTTGACTGCTTTATTGGTATGTCCAACACCTTGTTCTATATCATGCTGAGCAGTTCCAActtgttcttcaatttgttgaataggTTGGTCTTGTTCAATAACTAATTCCTCCATATCATGAAATAATTGAGTCAACTCAGCCATtgtcttttccaatttcaaaagttctCGGTGTCTAACTTGAACTTCACTCAAAACTGAACGTGCTTCACCTCTTCTGTTACTTTGCATCAATGCTTGTTGGAAGTATTGTTGTGAtccatcttcaacaacagctcTAATTTCCTCTTGAGTAGCATCCGGTTTTATAATCTGATATTGTCTAGCAGCTTGTTCCTTAGAAGATTCCTTGTTTTTGGCTTCAACTAATCTATAATCTTGAATAAGATccaaaaatctttttctaCAAGTTTCAGCTTGATCAACTTTAGTCTGGTCCTTCGAATGTACCGCCTCAACTTGAGCACTCTTTATCCTTGCCTTCAAATCTAGTTGCAATGACTGGGCTTCACCTACCAAActatcaatttgttgagaaCTATACTCAGTATCCTCATCATTTAAGTCGATATTGTATAAAAAactcttttgtttattgtcaatcaaattgattatatttGAGTAGTTATCCAATTGCGAGTTGATATCTTGAATTTCATTCataaattgaacaaagtcATCTTCATTCGATGATGAATATTGCTTTGTGGCAGCACTGTTTGTATTGGTAtagttgttgtagttggtGTTACGGCCATTGCCAATATCACTCATCTCATATGAGCTCTGATTGTTAGCCTGGTATGGCTGATTTTGATACGGGTTACTCATTGAATATGGTGATCAAAGAATGGtgcaaaaacaaagtcAATTCAACGATTAATCAAAGGGTTAGGTGAGTTTATGCAGCGTGAGCGAGGGAAAAAAGTGTATTATAATATATATCTGTCTATGAGTTAAAATTCCCTTCTCAAATGTGTGGtttgtcaacaatgatgatgtggTTTCAGtagatatatatatatatataaaagTTTGTCTGGTTTCTAAGTTCTCcgtttgttgttgattaattttttttgcctgttctctctctctctttctttcttcagTCTCTTCAGTTTTTTGTTCCATCAGTTTTGCTTAGtgagagagaaaaaaaataaaataaaataaaacaaaataaaaaagacGATTCTTTTGTGACTGTCTGAGaatgaaaatttaaaatttatTACTCTCTTTATACGACGGAATCAAACGGTTAGTTGTATATACAAAACTTCTATTTCTGCTTGATAGTATGTAGAAGTCTGTAGATGCTAAAAAGATTAATGACTTTTAATAAACCATTCTATACTGCAgttttttccttttggaATGTTCTGTTTTTAGAATCttataaacaaacaaacacacTCTCTCTCCGTTAAATTCGGTGATAAAAATTATGgtttttaaaaaaataatagCGCGTCACTTTGTCGTGAAAACTTTTGCGACACATCTGCAAACAATAAAAGTAACACGAGCATATCACAATCTCTTAACTGCGCCTCATAGCGTCCCCCAACTGAAACATATAATCAGCACCACATCGAAGGAAGCTTATTCTTTGTGCCTGAACTTTTTGCCACTGTATCGACAGATGTCGCATCCATGGCTATGTTCTGAGCCCACGCAAATTTTGTGTACACGAGTGAGGTACAAATTAAATGCATGTGTTGTGTAAGTTGTCATTCTAATCT is a genomic window containing:
- a CDS encoding Pes1 protein (Pescadillo homolog required for switching) gives rise to the protein MARIKRKGTSGNAKNFITRTQAIKKLQISLADFRRLCIFKGIYPREPRNKKKANKGSTAPVTFYYTKDIQYLLHEPVLDKFRQHKTFAKKLQRALGKGEISSASKLEQNRPKYKLNHIIKERYPTFLDALRDLDDPLNMLFLFSNMPATDRVSTKVVGDAERLCNQWLAYIAKERLLKKVFVSIKGVYYQATVKGQEIRWLIPYKFPTNIPTDVDFRIMLTFLEFYSTLLNFVMYKLYNESELIYPPQIDMSKLKGVGGLTSYVLQSKDARNSSLLLKQQTTDESNEVGKELSQSEIQKAMKADQETGNDGDEESKDAEEEAASNANVEEIELDTFQDNSTTKSADTLIQPSKFSSPTSQLFSKFIFYIGREVPLDILEFVILSCGGSVISEISLDDLKINDPKAYNQLNLDSITHQICDRNKVLSKVPGRTYIQPQWVFDCVNKQELISVGPYAPGETLPPHLSPWGDAGGYDPNSEANAKAQQAGEGEENVEESEEEEIEVESGDEDQEEEEEEEEEGDEADEDEDLKAQKELEMEVAGEKFSDLKQDEPKLKKQKTKSTASSTEDDEAKELAKIMMTNKQKKLYKKMQYGIEKKETRNKELTKKRKQLEKKKKQLQNM
- a CDS encoding Sso2 protein (S. cerevisiae homolog SSO2 has phosphatidic acid binding, SNAP receptor activity and has role in ascospore-type prospore formation); this encodes MSNPYQNQPYQANNQSSYEMSDIGNGRNTNYNNYTNTNSAATKQYSSSNEDDFVQFMNEIQDINSQLDNYSNIINLIDNKQKSFLYNIDLNDEDTEYSSQQIDSLVGEAQSLQLDLKARIKSAQVEAVHSKDQTKVDQAETCRKRFLDLIQDYRLVEAKNKESSKEQAARQYQIIKPDATQEEIRAVVEDGSQQYFQQALMQSNRRGEARSVLSEVQVRHRELLKLEKTMAELTQLFHDMEELVIEQDQPIQQIEEQVGTAQHDIEQGVGHTNKAVKSAKAARKKKIWCLVIVIIICIILAAVLGGYFGSK